Proteins encoded in a region of the Phoenix dactylifera cultivar Barhee BC4 chromosome 3, palm_55x_up_171113_PBpolish2nd_filt_p, whole genome shotgun sequence genome:
- the LOC103704064 gene encoding acyl-coenzyme A thioesterase 13 isoform X1 → MEKAREALSVGAGESERVASLDVRPHRAGDAASFYEGFALRGIRVDLIQRGSLSCTFKVPPRLTDVNGNLSAGAIANLVDEVGGAVMHADGHRMKVSVDMSISYMSTAKVDNLIGEQDELEITSSVLGHKGAYTGTYVLLRNKTTGEIVAEGRHSLFGNLKSKI, encoded by the exons ATGGAGAAAGCGAGGGAGGCCCTGTCCGTAGGAGCAGGAGAATCGGAGCGGGTGGCGAGCCTGGACGTCCGGCCGCATCGCGCCGGAGACGCTGCCAGCTTCTACGAAGGCTTCGCTCTCCGGGGAATCCGGGTCGACCTCATCCAGCGGGGATCCCTCTCGTGCACCTTCAAAGTCCCTCCTCGACTCACC GACGTGAATGGAAACTTGTCGGCAGGCGCCATTGCAAACCTGGTGGATGAGGTGGGAGGCGCTGTAATGCATGCTGATGGTCACCGCATGAAGGTCTCGGTCGACATGTCCATTTCGTACATGTCAACTGCCAAGGTTGAT AATTTGATTGGTGAACAGGATGAATTGGAGATCACCTCAAGTGTTTTGGGGCACAAAGGAGCCTATACTGGAACATATGTATTGTTGAGAAACAAAACAACAGGAGAGATTGTTGCTGAAGGTCGACACTCATTGTTTGGTAATCTTAAAAGCAAGATATAA
- the LOC103704062 gene encoding LOW QUALITY PROTEIN: protein OCTOPUS-like (The sequence of the model RefSeq protein was modified relative to this genomic sequence to represent the inferred CDS: inserted 1 base in 1 codon): MQRRGDASMMSLDVQATHHQLPPPPPRLPASSCPLHPDEHVTGFCASCLRERLAGLDTSSSSTTTTARKSTSSAFKSLFYKAAGGGGGGAQPTSSSFLRPELRRCKSFSCGRGDGLSGPRASAAFEPQRKSCDVRVRNTLWSLFHQDDNERDKQGVRDPSLPSSSSAAAAAGGEIEAECRNLVFPPPSSVTAPVLETREEDEEEEREEERDNVEDIKIVDPVLVMGTSGEIEGEEQVEAELKPMKDHIDLDSAAQAKKLPPKDLKEIAGSFWLAASVFSKKLQKWRRKQKLKKQGKAAAMPPEKPPSXSRRFRDTQSEIAVDAFGRRSCDTDPRFSLDAGRMSLDAGRMSLDDPRFSWDEPRASWDGYLIGGRSVFPRLPPMLSVVEDAPAPAPAVQRSDSQIPVEDDAVTPGGSTQTRDYYSDTSSRRRRSFERSNSVRKQVVEINEPKLASNAKVSPAGSSEFFPFHPGSLLDRDLRDLSSNSLRDDRSESFESAYRDSCKGSATKKSKRWSKAWNIWGFIHRRGSSKGGANVVERSFSESWPELRAGGYSGKILRSNSSVSSRSSFNGNGGFGSMRRSGVETNGHGKKRREEFVLERNRSARYSPSHFDNGLLRFYLTPMRSSSRRNGGSGKGGHMSSHSFTRRMLRLY, translated from the exons ATGCAACGGCGAGGAGACGCATCCATGATGAGTCTCGACGTCCAGGCGACTCATCACCAACTCCCACCGCCTCCTCCCCGCCTCCCGGCCTCCTCCTGCCCCCTCCATCCGGACGAGCACGTCACTGGATTCTGCGCCTCTTGCCTCCGGGAGCGCCTCGCCGGCCTcgacacctcctcctcctccaccaccactACCGCCCGCAAGTCCACTTCCTCCGCCTTCAAATCCCTTTTCTACAAGGCcgccggcggcggaggaggaggagcgcaGCCCACCTCCTCCTCATTCTTGCGCCCGGAGCTCCGCCGCTGCAAATCGTTCTCCTGCGGCCGCGGCGACGGCCTCTCCGGTCCCCGCGCCTCCGCTGCCTTCGAGCCCCAGCGCAAGTCCTGCGACGTTCGCGTCCGCAACACCCTCTGGTCCCTCTTCCACCAGGACGACAACGAGAGGGATAAGCAAGGAGTCCGGGACCCCTCCCTGCCCTCCTCCTCTTCGGCTGCCGCCGCGGCGGGCGGAGAGATCGAGGCCGAGTGCCGGAATCTCGTGTTTCCTCCCCCGTCCTCCGTCACGGCTCCCGTCCTGGAAACCCgcgaagaggatgaagaagaggagagggaggaggagagagacaaTGTGGAGGATATCAAGATCGTGGATCCCGTCCTGGTAATGGGGACATCGGGGGAGATCGAGGGAGAAGAGCAGGTGGAGGCGGAGCTGAAGCCGATGAAGGACCACATAGATCTCGACTCCGCCGCCCAGGCCAAGAAGCTCCCTCCCAAAGACCTCAAGGAGATCGCCGGTAGCTTCTGGCTCGCCGCCTccgtcttcagcaagaagcTCCAGAAGTGGCGGAGGAAGCAGAAGCTCAAGAAACAGGGCAAGGCGGCAGCGATGCCGCCGGAGAAGCCCCCAA CTTCCCGCCGCTTCCGCGACACCCAGTCGGAGATCGCCGTCGACGCCTTCGGCCGGCGGTCCTGCGACACCGATCCACGGTTCTCCCTCGACGCCGGCAGGATGTCCCTCGACGCCGGCCGGATGTCCCTCGACGACCCCCGGTTCTCGTGGGACGAGCCTAGGGCCTCGTGGGACGGCTACCTCATCGGAGGCCGATCCGTGTTCCCCCGCCTTCCTCCCATGCTCTCCGTCGTGGAGGACGCCCCCGCCCCCGCCCCCGCCGTCCAGCGGTCGGACAGCCAGATCCCCGTCGAGGATGACGCCGTGACCCCGGGCGGCTCCACCCAAACCCGGGACTACTACTCGGACACATCTAGCCGGCGCCGGCGAAGCTTCGAGCGGTCGAATTCCGTTCGGAAGCAGGTGGTCGAGATCAACGAGCCGAAGCTAGCATCCAATGCCAAGGTGTCCCCAGCCGGGAGCTCCGAGTTCTTTCCCTTCCACCCGGGGAGCCTCCTTGATAGGGATTTAAGAGATTTGAGCTCGAACTCGTTGAGGGATGATCGCTCCGAGAGCTTTGAGTCGGCTTACAGGGACTCCTGTAAAGGGAGTGCTACAAAGAAGTCCAAGAGGTGGAGCAAGGCATGGAACATTTGGGGGTTTATACACCGGAGAGGCAGCAGCAAGGGAGGAGCCAATGTGGTTGAGAGATCCTTCTCGGAGTCGTGGCCCGAGCTGCGGGCTGGTGGTTATAGTGGCAAGATTTTGAGGAGCAACAGCAGTGTAAGCTCGAGGAGCTCATTCAATGGAAATGGTGGGTTTGGGAGCATGAGAAGGAGCGGCGTCGAGACCAATGGGCATgggaagaaaaggagggaggagtTTGTGTTGGAGAGGAACCGGAGTGCCAGGTACTCCCCAAGCCATTTCGACAATGGCTTGCTAAGATTCTACTTGACACCCATGCGGAGCAGCAGCCGGAGGAATGGAGGGTCGGGGAAGGGGGGGCACATGAGTTCTCATTCATTCACCAGGAGAATGCTAAGATTGTATTGA
- the LOC103704063 gene encoding sedoheptulose-1,7-bisphosphatase, chloroplastic: MEAGVASYARGTIPHDVLRIPRVAAPSSAPSFSRSHRNHGLRSSSLFGESLRVMSKSSPRISKRAGSSSLITKCEIGDSLEEFLTKATPDKNLIRLLMSMGEALRTISFKVRTASCGGTACVNSFGDEQLAVDLVANKLLFEALQYSHVCKYACSEEVPELQDMGGAAEGGFSVAFDPLDGSSIVDTNFTVGTIFGVWPGDKLTGVTGRDQVAAAMGIYGPRTTYIIALKDCPGTHEFLLLDEGKWQHVKDTTSIGEGKMFSPGNLRATYDNPAYDKLINYYIRQKYTLRYTGGMVPDVNQIIVKEKGIFTNVTSPTSKAKLRLLFECAPLGFLIEKAGGYSSDGTKSILDKVINNLDDRTQVAYGSKNEIIRFEETLYGFSRVAAGTPVGAVV, translated from the exons ATGGAGGCTGGAGTAGCGAGCTATGCTCGCGGGACAATTCCGCACGATGTGTTGCGTATCCCACGCGTGGCTGCACCATCTTCTGCTCCTTCCTTCTCACGATCGCATAGGAATCAT GGTCTCAGATCCAGTTCACTCTTCGGTGAATCTCTGCGGGTGATGTCAAAGTCTTCCCCCAGAATTTCAAAGAGAGCCGGCAGCTCCTCGCTCATCACCAAGTGTGAGATTGGGGATAGCTTG GAGGAGTTCTTAACGAAGGCAACCCCAGATAAGAACCTAATCAGGCTGCTAATGAGCATGGGAGAGGCGCTGAGGACCATATCCTTCAAAGTGAGAACTGCATCTTGTGGTGGGACTGCTTGCGTTAACTCATTTGGTGATGAACAGCTTGCCGTCGACTTGGTTGCCAACAAGCTGCTTTTTGAG GCTCTGCAATATTCCCACGTCTGCAAATATGCTTGCTCTGAGGAAGTTCCTGAGCTACAAGACATGGGCGGGGCAGCTGAAG GTGGTTTTAGCGTGGCCTTTGATCCCCTCGATGGCTCCAGCATCGTTGACACAAATTTCACCGTTGGCACGATATTTGGTGTTTGGCCTGGCGACAAACTTACGGGTGTGACCGGAAGAGATCAAGTAGCTGCAGCTATGGGAATATATGGACCTCGTACGACTTATATCATTGCTCTAAAAGATTGCCCTGGAACCCACGAATTTCTTCTTCTGGATGAAG GCAAGTGGCAGCATGTCAAAGACACCACATCCATTGGTGAAGGGAAGATGTTCTCTCCCGGAAATCTAAGGGCCACATATGATAATCCTGCCTATGATAAG CTGATCAACTACTATATAAGACAGAAGTACACATTGCGCTACACTGGAGGAATGGTGCCAGATGTCAATCAG ATCATTGTAAAAGAGAAAGGCATCTTCACAAATGTAACATCTCCAACTTCTAAAGCTAAGCTGAGGCTTTTGTTTGAATGTGCTCCCCTGGGGTTCCTGATTGAGAAAGCTGGAGGATATAGTAGTGATGGCACAAAATCCATCCTCGACAAGGTGATCAACAATCTTGATGACCGCACGCAGGTCGCTTATGGATCCAAGAATGAAATCATCCGGTTTGAGGAAACTCTGTATGGCTTCTCTAGAGTTGCAGCTGGTACACCTGTTGGGGCCGTTGTCTGA
- the LOC103704064 gene encoding acyl-coenzyme A thioesterase 13 isoform X2, with translation MEKAREALSVGAGESERVASLDVRPHRAGDAASFYEGFALRGIRVDLIQRGSLSCTFKVPPRLTDVNGNLSAGAIANLVDEVGGAVMHADGHRMKVSVDMSISYMSTAKVDDELEITSSVLGHKGAYTGTYVLLRNKTTGEIVAEGRHSLFGNLKSKI, from the exons ATGGAGAAAGCGAGGGAGGCCCTGTCCGTAGGAGCAGGAGAATCGGAGCGGGTGGCGAGCCTGGACGTCCGGCCGCATCGCGCCGGAGACGCTGCCAGCTTCTACGAAGGCTTCGCTCTCCGGGGAATCCGGGTCGACCTCATCCAGCGGGGATCCCTCTCGTGCACCTTCAAAGTCCCTCCTCGACTCACC GACGTGAATGGAAACTTGTCGGCAGGCGCCATTGCAAACCTGGTGGATGAGGTGGGAGGCGCTGTAATGCATGCTGATGGTCACCGCATGAAGGTCTCGGTCGACATGTCCATTTCGTACATGTCAACTGCCAAGGTTGAT GATGAATTGGAGATCACCTCAAGTGTTTTGGGGCACAAAGGAGCCTATACTGGAACATATGTATTGTTGAGAAACAAAACAACAGGAGAGATTGTTGCTGAAGGTCGACACTCATTGTTTGGTAATCTTAAAAGCAAGATATAA